From a region of the Pongo abelii isolate AG06213 chromosome 9, NHGRI_mPonAbe1-v2.0_pri, whole genome shotgun sequence genome:
- the CLDN25 gene encoding putative claudin-25 has protein sequence MAWSFHGKVQLGGLLVSLLGWVCSCVTTILPQWKTLNLELNEMETWIMGIWEVCVDREEVATVCKPFESFLSLPQELQVAHTLMVASHGLGLLGLLLSSFGSECFQFHRIRWVFKRRLGLLGGTLEASASATTLLPVSWVAHATIQDFWDDSIPDITPRWEFGGALYLGWAAGIFLALGGLLLIFSACLGKEDVPFPLMAGPIVPPSCAPVEESDGSFYLMLRPRNLVI, from the coding sequence ATGGCCTGGAGTTTCCATGGGAAAGTCCAGCTAGGGGGGCTACTTGTCTCCCTCCTTGGCTGGGTCTGCTCCTGTGTTACCACCATCCTACCCCAGTGGAAGACTCTTAATCTGGAACTGAACGAGATGGAGACCTGGATCATGGGGATTTGGGAGGTCTGCGTGGATCGAGAGGAAGTTGCCACTGTGTGCAAGCCCTTTGAATCCTTCTTGTCTCTGCCCCAGGAGCTCCAGGTAGCCCACACCCTCATGGTAGCCTCCCATGGGCTGGGCCTATTGGGGCTTTTGCTCTCCAGCTTTGGGtctgaatgcttccagtttcacAGGATCAGATGGGTATTCAAGAGGCGGCTTGGCCTCCTGGGAGGGACTTTAGAGGCATCTGCTTCAGCCACTACCCTCCTTCCAGTCTCCTGGGTGGCCCATGCCACAATCCAAGACTTCTGGGATGACAGCATCCCTGACATCACACCTCGGTGGGAGTTTGGAGGTGCCCTCTACTTGGGCTGGGCTGCTGGTATTTTCCTGGCTCTTGGTGGGCTACTCCTCATCTTCTCGGCCTGCCTGGGAAAAGAAGATGTGCCTTTTCCTTTGATGGCTGGTCCCATAGTCCCCCCATCCTGTGCTCCAGTGGAGGAGTCAGATGGCTCCTTCTACCTCATGCTAAGACCTAGGAACCTGGTCATCTAG